The Epinephelus lanceolatus isolate andai-2023 chromosome 21, ASM4190304v1, whole genome shotgun sequence genome has a segment encoding these proteins:
- the thrab gene encoding thyroid hormone receptor alpha-B isoform X4, whose translation MHILQSHCVIRSALWLNGPKRKRKNSQCSLKSMTGYIPSYLEKDEPCVVCGDKATGYHYRCITCEGCKGFFRRTIQKNLHPSYSCKYDGCCIIDKITRNQCQLCRFKKCIAVGMAMDLVLDDSKRVAKRRLIEENRERRKKEEMVKSLQNRPEPTDSEWEVIHLVTEAHRHTNAQGAQWKQKRKFLPEKIGQSPVAPTSDGDKVDLEAFSEFTKIITPAITRVVDFAKKLPMFSELPCEDQIILLKGCCMEIMSLRAAMRYDPESETLTLGGEMAVKREQLKNGGLGVVSDAIFDLGKSLAQFNLDDTEVALLQAVLLMSSDRSGLTCMEKIEKCQETYLLAFEHYINYRKHNIPHFWPKLLMKVTDLRMIGACHASRFLHMKVECPNELFPPLFLEVFEDQEV comes from the exons GGTACATCCCCAGCTACCTCGAAAAGGATGAGCCATGTGTGGTGTGTGGCGACAAGGCCACAGGTTACCACTACCGCTGCATTACCTGCGAGGGCTgcaag GGTTTCTTCCGTAGGACCATTCAAAAGAACCTCCACCCCAGCTACTCCTGTAAGTACGATGGCTGCTGCATCATCGACAAGATCACCCGCAACCAGTGTCAGCTCTGCCGCTTCAAGAAGTGCATCGCGGTGGGCATGGCCATGGACT TGGTGCTGGATGACTCAAAGCGGGTGGCTAAACGGCGTCTGATTGAAGAGAACAGGGAGCGGCGCAAGAAGGAGGAAATGGTGAAATCCCTCCAGAACCGTCCAGAGCCCACCGACAGCGAGTGGGAGGTGATTCACCTGGTGACGGAGGCCCACCGACACACCAATGCTCAGGGcgcacagtggaaacagaagcGCAAATTCCTG CCAGAAAAAATCGGCCAGTCCCCGGTTGCCCCGACGTCAGACGGAGACAAGGTGGACCTGGAGGCCTTCAGCGAGTTCACCAAGATCATCACTCCTGCCATCACCCGTGTGGTCGACTTTGCCAAAAAACTGCCCATGTTCTCTGAG CTACCTTGTGAAGACCAGATCATCCTGTTGAAGGGCTGCTGCATGGAGATCATGTCGCTGCGAGCTGCCATGCGCTACGACCCAGAAAGTGAGACGCTGACGCTGGGAGGGGAGATGGCCGTGAAGCGTGAGCAGCTGAAGAACGGCGGGCTGGGCGTGGTGTCGGACGCCATCTTCGACCTGGGCAAGAGCCTGGCGCAGTTTAACCTGGACGACACGGAGGTGGCGCTGTTGCAGGCCGTGCTGCTCATGAGCTCAG ATCGTTCTGGCCTGACCTGCATGGAGAAGATCGAGAAGTGCCAGGAGACCTACCTGCTGGCGTTCGAGCACTACATCAACTACCGCAAGCACAACATTCCTCACTTCTGGCCGAAGCTCCTGATGAAGGTGACAGACCTGCGGATGATCGGGGCATGCCACGCCAGCCGCTTCCTTCACATGAAGGTGGAGTGTCCCAACGAACTCTTCCCCCCGCTCTTCCTGGAGGTCTTCGAGGACCAGGAGGTGTGA
- the thrab gene encoding thyroid hormone receptor alpha-B isoform X3, with the protein MEHAPKEQDPNPSEGEEKRWLNGPKRKRKNSQCSLKSMTGYIPSYLEKDEPCVVCGDKATGYHYRCITCEGCKGFFRRTIQKNLHPSYSCKYDGCCIIDKITRNQCQLCRFKKCIAVGMAMDLVLDDSKRVAKRRLIEENRERRKKEEMVKSLQNRPEPTDSEWEVIHLVTEAHRHTNAQGAQWKQKRKFLPEKIGQSPVAPTSDGDKVDLEAFSEFTKIITPAITRVVDFAKKLPMFSELPCEDQIILLKGCCMEIMSLRAAMRYDPESETLTLGGEMAVKREQLKNGGLGVVSDAIFDLGKSLAQFNLDDTEVALLQAVLLMSSDRSGLTCMEKIEKCQETYLLAFEHYINYRKHNIPHFWPKLLMKVTDLRMIGACHASRFLHMKVECPNELFPPLFLEVFEDQEV; encoded by the exons GGTACATCCCCAGCTACCTCGAAAAGGATGAGCCATGTGTGGTGTGTGGCGACAAGGCCACAGGTTACCACTACCGCTGCATTACCTGCGAGGGCTgcaag GGTTTCTTCCGTAGGACCATTCAAAAGAACCTCCACCCCAGCTACTCCTGTAAGTACGATGGCTGCTGCATCATCGACAAGATCACCCGCAACCAGTGTCAGCTCTGCCGCTTCAAGAAGTGCATCGCGGTGGGCATGGCCATGGACT TGGTGCTGGATGACTCAAAGCGGGTGGCTAAACGGCGTCTGATTGAAGAGAACAGGGAGCGGCGCAAGAAGGAGGAAATGGTGAAATCCCTCCAGAACCGTCCAGAGCCCACCGACAGCGAGTGGGAGGTGATTCACCTGGTGACGGAGGCCCACCGACACACCAATGCTCAGGGcgcacagtggaaacagaagcGCAAATTCCTG CCAGAAAAAATCGGCCAGTCCCCGGTTGCCCCGACGTCAGACGGAGACAAGGTGGACCTGGAGGCCTTCAGCGAGTTCACCAAGATCATCACTCCTGCCATCACCCGTGTGGTCGACTTTGCCAAAAAACTGCCCATGTTCTCTGAG CTACCTTGTGAAGACCAGATCATCCTGTTGAAGGGCTGCTGCATGGAGATCATGTCGCTGCGAGCTGCCATGCGCTACGACCCAGAAAGTGAGACGCTGACGCTGGGAGGGGAGATGGCCGTGAAGCGTGAGCAGCTGAAGAACGGCGGGCTGGGCGTGGTGTCGGACGCCATCTTCGACCTGGGCAAGAGCCTGGCGCAGTTTAACCTGGACGACACGGAGGTGGCGCTGTTGCAGGCCGTGCTGCTCATGAGCTCAG ATCGTTCTGGCCTGACCTGCATGGAGAAGATCGAGAAGTGCCAGGAGACCTACCTGCTGGCGTTCGAGCACTACATCAACTACCGCAAGCACAACATTCCTCACTTCTGGCCGAAGCTCCTGATGAAGGTGACAGACCTGCGGATGATCGGGGCATGCCACGCCAGCCGCTTCCTTCACATGAAGGTGGAGTGTCCCAACGAACTCTTCCCCCCGCTCTTCCTGGAGGTCTTCGAGGACCAGGAGGTGTGA